In a single window of the Thunnus thynnus chromosome 9, fThuThy2.1, whole genome shotgun sequence genome:
- the cdhr2 gene encoding cadherin-related family member 2 encodes MEGITGSILLLCLISLTSANKSPSIDTEIYHVCEDTPIGAYAFTINASDPENDRLTYKLTGPNAVLFSVNENTGEVSVKRQLDRESTPSIEFGVVVSDGSNNTPGTLLIVIDDANDNKPVFVKAEYDTKIPENAPIGTTLFKAEATEADTGSAFVIRYSIDEVTPSEGFSLFSIVPFTGEVKLNGNLNYTELSTFYRLKINATDGGGQCYYNVTNFQSSSVFSFVTVVDVPDLDPQFLGVPYIEKVEENSAPGTEVLKVTAMDQDIGVNDKIIYSIENSTVNGLFKISPNNGIISVWSPIDRESTGDTVTLIVKATESKPNIHGVEAKTTAHVQINIIDVNDEKPEFYKCRDSDDDLSCVRANNFAGEVFEHSLGAIPINMTVRDLDKVAHTKLTLEGPDKDVFSVEPQFTSSDSIVQLLVKQPQKLDFEEKQQMVLQVIAQDQETHSPPSTATVTIEIKDTNDNSPKFPQNTYKLQVAEHSPVGTIVANITAEDPDTMDQGNITYRLLPESILLYFDVEPQTGAVYVKNRTLLDREVRSLYSATLQAIDTDDKPGTTVLEITVTDINDQHPVINRDSYLEFVKEGGELKLKIEATDADDPDTENSKIVFAIVPSKYSDNFTIDPDTGVLTNSGELDREALDPDMDGRIELNITATDKGTPPLSTMVKVIINVEDVNDNKPEFEASSYKFSVKEGVKGAFVGSVYAEDLDQTTDFNRISFRIIEGSFGSFIIRTFAEERGYRGNITVDPDIELDYESNRKHFKLRVEATDLEQKTAVKDVEVEVLDVNDERPEFKPPSPVVKVKENTTISEAIGNFTAQDKDGNHSLIYELESINCRCNGSLAPCDYVILEPTGEVRLNPEHVLDYELCDQVWVEAQVVDKHTEKGENNSVKPERMEIIIEDINDNTPEFIYSDSVYVVVSESASKGTSVAGVTATDRDSGVNKQIEFKVTSVLFENTMNQTTTQRMLFEAVTTQQRDVYVGIIQTTEVLDLELKGKYLVTVSATDTGDLSTNTVLEIFTVDKSYKVVLRFVSTQAEVEKNLGTIIRALTAATKAAVEVVSIGPDSSEETRAGGSIMEAYFVYSNGSALASNEVEKMLSDPEHFPVLGQLGLTYIGQSSVQNPEVDPLQYILLGIVGGLVIVMAVLTTSLVCTRRNYRRKLKAAKAMNSASMVTSDNQKGGAVVPGTNKYTMEGANPVLNLNFDTAMVLDLDEECSDVDKVSLNSLDYSDDMSEKNSQPTMNMILEEEEDNELPDYIEPLGAALAQQGQKKGSNNVHMGFTNPAFSTTDL; translated from the exons ATGGAGGGGATCACAGGAAGCATACTACTGTTGTGTCTTATCAGCTTAACTAGCG CAAATAAAAGTCCTTCAATCGATACAGAAATTTATCACGTGTGCGAAGACACCCCCATAG GTGCCTATGCGTTTACTATAAATGCATCAGACCCAGAAAATGACAGACTAACCTATAAACTCACTGGGCCCAATGCCGTACTCTTCAGTGTGAACGAAAATACTGGGGAGGTATCAGTCAAGAGGCAGCTGGATAGAGAG AGTACTCCATCAATAGAATTTGGAGTTGTTGTCTCTGATGGTTCCAATAAT ACACCTGGAACGTTACTTATAGTAATAGATGACGCCAATGACAACAAACCTGTATTTGTGAAGGCTGAGTATGATACTAAGATCCCAGAA AATGCCCCAATAGGTACAACTCTATTTAAGGCGGAGGCAACTGAGGCAGACACTGGAAGCGCCTTTGTGATTAGATACAGCATTGATGAA GTTACTCCAAGTGAAGGATTCAGTCTATTCAGTATTGTACCCTTTACTGGGGAAGTCAAATTAAATGGAAATCTAAATTACACTGAACTGAGCACTTTCTATCGATTGAAGATTAACGCAACT GATGGTGGAGGCCAGTGTTATTACAACGTAACTAATTTCCAGTCAAGCTCGGTTTTTTCCTTTGTTACCGTTGTGGATGTCCCAGACCTCGACCCACAGTTCCTCGGTGTTCCCTACATTGAGAAAGTTGAAGAGAATTCTGCTCCG GGCACTGAAGTGCTTAAAGTGACCGCCATGGACCAGGACATAGGAGTCAATGATAAAATAATCTATAGCATTGAAA ACTCCACAGTAAATGGCCTGTTTAAAATCTCACCAAATAATGGCATTATATCTGTATGGTCACCAATTGACAGAGAATCCACTGGTGATACTGTTACCCTGATTGTAAAG GCCACTGAGTCTAAACCAAACATCCACGGGGTCGAAGCCAAGACCACTGCACATGTACAGATTAACATCATCGATGTCAACGACGAAAAGCCAGAGTTTTACAAGTGCCGAGACTCAGACGATGATCTCTCCTGTGTGAGGGCGAATAACTTCGCAGGAGAGGTCTTTGAGCACTCGCTGGGGGCTATTCCCATCAACATGACTGTCAGAGATCTGGATAAG GTTGCACATACTAAACTAACCCTGGAAGGGCCTGACAAGGATGTGTTTTCTGTGGAACCTCAATTTACCTCGTCAGATAGCATTGTTCAGCTTCTGGTCAAGCAGCCCCAAAAGCTGgattttgaagaaaaacagcaaatggtTTTGCAG GTGATTGCCCAAGATCAAGAAACTCACAGCCCCCCCTCCACTGCCACGGTTACTATTGAGATCAAGGACACCAATGACAACAGCCCCAAGTTCCCACAAAATACATACAAGTTGCAGGTGGCTGAACACTCTCCTGTTGGGACAATAGTGGCCAACATTACT GCAGAGGATCCTGACACGATGGATCAAGGCAACATCACCTACAGACTTCTTCCAGAAAGCAT ACTTCTGTATTTTGATGTGGAGCCACAAACGGGTGCAGTTTATGTGAAAAACAGAACTCTGTTGGATCGTGAGGTCAGATCTCTGTATTCAGCGACTCTGCAGGCCATAGACACTGATGACAAACCCGGCACCACAGTGCTGGAGATCACCGTGACTGACATCAACGACCAGCATCCAGTCATCAACAGAGACTCTTACCTTGAGTTTGTTAAAGAGGGTGGAGAGCTTAAACTTAAGATAGAG GCTACTGATGCCGATGACCCCGATACGGAAAACAGCAAAATTGTGTTTGCAATTGTGCCGAGCAAGTACAGCGATAACTTCACCATAGACCCTGACACAGGTGTGTTGACAAACAGCGGTGAACTGGACCGTGAAGCTCTGGACCCAGATATGGATGGAAGGATTGAGCTTAACATTACAGCTACTGACAAGGGTACTCCCCCCTTATCCACCATGGTCAAAGTTATCATCAATGTAGAG GACGTCAATGACAACAAGCCAGAATTTGAAGCCTCCTCTTACAAATTCTCTGTTAAAGAAGGAGtaaaag GTGCATTTGTGGGTTCTGTCTATGCTGAGGATTTGGACCAAACGACAGACTTTAACCGCATCTCTTTCAGGATCATTGAGGGAAGCTTTGGCAGTTTTATCATTCGCACCTTTGCAGAGGAGAGGGGTTACAGGGGGAACATCACCGTGGACCCAGACATTGAGCTGGACTATGAGAGCAATCGCAAGCACTTCAAGCTGCGGGTGGAGGCCACAGATCTGGAGCAGAAAACAGCTGTAAAGGACGTGGAGGTGGAAGTGTTGGACGTGAATGATGAGAGGCCTGAGTTCAAGCCGCCTTCGCCTGttgtgaaagtgaaagagaacACCACCATCAGCGAGGCTATTGGGAATTTCACAGCGCAGGACAAAGACGGGAACCACTCACTGATCTACGAGCTGGAATCCATCAATTGCAGATGCAACGGCTCTCTGGCACCTTGCGACTATGTTATCCTGGAACCGACAGGGGAAGTGAGACTCAACCCGGAGCACGTGTTGGATTATGAGCTATGTGACCAGGTGTGGGTGGAGGCTCAGGTGGTAGACAAGCAcacagagaaaggagagaacaACAGTGTCAAACCAG AACGAATGGAGATCATCATCGAAGACATCAATGACAACACTCCAGAATTTATCTACTCAGATTCTGTGTATG TTGTGGTGTCAGAAAGTGCAAGTAAGGGGACATCGGTTGCAGGAGTCACT GCTACAGACCGTGACTCTGGAGTAAATAAGCAGATTGAGTTTAAAGTAACATCAGTGCTCTTTGAAAACACCATGAATCAAACGACTACCCAGAGGATGCTGTTTGAGGCCGTCACCACACAGCAGAGGGATGTTTATGTCGGGATTATTCA aactACTGAAGTGCTTGACCTGGAACTAAAAGGGAAGTATTTGGTAACAGTTAGTGCAACTGATACTGGTGACCTCTCCACCAACACTGTACTGGAG ATTTTCACAGTTGACAAATCGTATAAAGTTGTACTTCGATTTGTATCAACCCAAGCTGAAGTTGAAAAAAACCTGGGTACCATCATCAG GGCGCTTACTGCTGCCACCAAGGCTGCTGTTGAAGTTGTTTCAATTGGGCCTGACTCTTCTGAAGAAACCAG AGCGGGTGGCTCCATCATGGAGGCATATTTTGTCTATTCCAACGGAAGTGCTCTCGCCTCCAATGAAGTGGAAAAGATGCTCTCTGATCCTGAACATTTTCCTGTACTGGGACAGTTGGGCCTCACGTACATT GGGCAGTCTTCTGTGCAGAATCCAGAAGTAGACCCTCTGCAATACATCCTGCTGGGGATAGTGGGAGGCCTCGTCATCGTGATGGCTGTCCTCACCACTTCACTGGTGTGCACTCGCAGAAA CTACAGGAGGAAGCTAAAGGCTGCTAAGGCCATGAACTCTGCATCCATGGTGACTTCTGACAACCAGAAGGGCGGTGCTGTGGTGCCTGGAACCAACAAGTACACCATGGAGGG GGCTAACCCTGTACTCAACCTCAACTTCGACACAGCCATGGTCCTGGACTTAGATGAGGAGTGCTCAGATGTCGACAAAGTCAG CCTCAACTCCCTGGACTACAGTGATGACATGTCTGAAAAGAATTCACAACCCACCATG AATATGAtcctggaggaggaagaggacaatGAGCTACCAGATTACATTGAGCCTCTGGGTGCTGCGCTGGCTCAGCAGGGCCAGAAGAAAGGCTCCAACAATGTGCATATGGGTTTTACTAACCCTGCATTCAGCACTACAGACCTGTGA